A genomic segment from Helicobacter sp. NHP19-012 encodes:
- a CDS encoding AAA family ATPase, with the protein MWRYKKAIIGCLALLVGVVFVVFLFFREPTRLVSIQDFNALLRSEKIQSIKIDSRYIYLKTRFKVYKTARLGWTDSMQFPTNIPIEVLPEDNTTQELLNVVIIFFFLVLLAVVLRLAWNKKALLQPSVDATQAHPSTPQPPLHATLPSVRFKDVAGTKEVKEELYEIVDYLKNPKKYQDLKIKLPKGVLLVGPPGVGKTMIAKALAAEAKVPFFYHSGSAFVQIYVGVGAKRVRELFAKAKAFSPSIVFIDEIDAVGKARGHQRNDEREATLNQLLTEMDGFEESSQVIVIGATNKIDVMDEALLRSGRFDRRIFISLPDLEERVQILESYLQDKQHNLDCLEVAKICVGFSGAMLSSLVNESALNALRRNAAQISMKDILEVKDKIAFGKKKNVTLSEQEKNLYALYQSAKALSAYWLEVEFDKVLLVGEFLVASDRRILSKSEMNNSIKVHLSGMIVLDLFFKESYTLAKDDLKHALETAKKMCEEYGMGHKFIGDRSDVEALLSTLYAEQREFLGNFRAQVQAMAQALLDKEKLSKTQIQEILRSFV; encoded by the coding sequence TTGTGGCGGTATAAAAAGGCGATCATCGGCTGCCTTGCGCTCTTGGTGGGGGTGGTCTTTGTGGTGTTTTTGTTTTTTAGAGAACCTACTAGGCTGGTGAGTATCCAAGATTTTAACGCCCTGTTACGCAGCGAAAAAATCCAAAGTATTAAAATTGATAGCCGCTACATTTACCTAAAAACCCGCTTTAAGGTGTATAAAACCGCCCGTTTGGGCTGGACGGACTCCATGCAATTTCCTACGAATATCCCCATTGAGGTGTTGCCCGAGGACAACACCACGCAAGAACTCTTAAATGTCGTGATCATCTTTTTCTTTTTAGTGCTCTTGGCGGTGGTTTTGCGCTTGGCTTGGAACAAAAAGGCACTGCTGCAGCCCTCTGTGGACGCTACCCAAGCACACCCAAGCACCCCACAGCCCCCTTTGCACGCCACTTTGCCCAGTGTCCGCTTTAAAGATGTGGCGGGCACGAAGGAGGTCAAAGAGGAATTATACGAGATTGTGGATTACTTGAAAAATCCCAAAAAATACCAAGATTTAAAGATCAAATTACCTAAGGGGGTGCTCTTGGTGGGCCCACCGGGGGTGGGTAAAACGATGATCGCCAAGGCCCTAGCCGCTGAGGCGAAAGTGCCCTTTTTCTACCACAGCGGGAGCGCCTTCGTGCAAATTTATGTGGGCGTGGGGGCTAAGAGGGTGCGAGAACTTTTTGCCAAAGCCAAAGCCTTTAGCCCGTCCATTGTGTTTATCGATGAGATCGATGCGGTGGGTAAGGCGAGAGGACACCAGCGCAACGATGAGAGAGAAGCCACGCTCAACCAGCTTTTAACCGAGATGGACGGCTTTGAGGAAAGCTCTCAGGTGATCGTGATCGGGGCGACGAATAAAATCGATGTGATGGACGAGGCTCTTTTAAGAAGTGGCCGCTTTGATCGGCGTATTTTTATTTCTCTGCCCGACTTAGAAGAGCGGGTGCAGATTTTAGAGTCTTATTTGCAAGACAAACAACACAATTTAGATTGTTTGGAGGTGGCAAAAATCTGTGTGGGCTTTAGTGGGGCGATGCTCTCTTCTTTGGTGAATGAAAGCGCCCTAAATGCTTTAAGACGCAACGCGGCACAAATTAGCATGAAAGACATTTTAGAGGTCAAAGACAAAATCGCCTTTGGTAAAAAGAAAAATGTAACTTTGAGCGAGCAAGAAAAGAATTTATACGCCCTTTATCAAAGTGCCAAAGCCCTTAGTGCCTACTGGCTAGAGGTGGAGTTTGATAAGGTGCTCTTGGTGGGGGAGTTCTTGGTGGCAAGCGATCGGCGTATTTTGAGCAAGAGTGAGATGAACAACAGCATTAAGGTGCATTTAAGCGGGATGATTGTGCTGGATTTATTCTTTAAAGAAAGTTACACTTTGGCTAAGGACGATTTAAAGCACGCCCTAGAAACCGCTAAAAAGATGTGCGAAGAGTATGGCATGGGGCATAAGTTTATCGGGGATCGAAGTGATGTAGAGGCTCTCTTAAGCACGCTTTATGCGGAACAACGAGAGTTTTTAGGCAATTTTAGAGCCCAAGTACAGGCAATGGCACAGGCTTTATTGGATAAAGAGAAGCTAAGTAAAACCCAAATCCAAGAGATTTTGCGCTCTTTTGTGTGA